One Hypomesus transpacificus isolate Combined female chromosome 21, fHypTra1, whole genome shotgun sequence genomic region harbors:
- the hmox2a gene encoding heme oxygenase 2a, translated as MPTETLPEPQTIRAVNGGAKIIVDEDVLSPDDLSELLAEGTKESHDRAENCQFVKDFLRGRIKRELFKRGTVALYFVYSAMEEELERNKDHPQVAPVYFPAELDRQEALAQDLEYFYGEDWQSQVSVSPGTKPYVDRIHQVGAEDPVLLVAHSYTRYMGDLSGGQILKKVAQRALKLPSSGEGLLFYQFEGIHNARSFKQLYRSRMNELELDAHTKDRIIAESNRAFAFNMEVFTELEQVGSTIQEEVQDAGLGHGHGGMEMQGDINTCPYYAAKMAASGNTSPLCQMAMMLLQHPTCQVVLATWVAAVAGLAAWYLM; from the exons ATGCCGACAGAGACTTTACCTGAGCCCCAGACCATACGTGCGGTGAACGGGGGGGCGAAGATCATCGTGGACGAGGATGTTCTCAG ccCAGATGATCTGTCAGAACTGCTAGCTGAAGGGACAAAGGAGTCACATGACAGGGCAGAGAACTGCCAGTTTGTCAAAGACTTCCTCAGAGGGCGAATCAAAAGAGAGCTCTTCAAG agaGGGACGGTGGCTCTCTACTTTGTCTACTCGGccatggaggaggagctggagaggaacAAGGATCACCCCCAGGTGGCTCCTGTGTACTTCCCAGCAGAGCTGGACCGACAGGAGGCTCTGGCCCAGGACCTGGAGTACTTCTACGGAGAAGACTGGCAGAGCCAG gTGAGCGTGTCCCCAGGTACCAAGCCCTACGTGGACCGCATCCACCAGGTGGGGGCTGAGGACCCGGTCCTTCTGGTGGCCCACTCTTACACTCGCTACATGGGGGACCTATCAGGGGGCCAGATCCTGAAGAAG GTGGCACAGCGGGCGCTGAAGCTGCCGTCCTCGGGCGAGGGTCTGCTGTTCTACCAGTTTGAGGGCATCCATAACGCCCGGTCCTTCAAGCAGCTGTACCGCAGCAGGATGAATGAGCTGGAGCTTGATGCCCACACCAAGGACAGGATCATAGCCGAGTCCAACAGGGCCTTCGCGTTCAACATGGAG gtgttcaCAGAGCTGGAGCAGGTGGGGAGCACAatccaggaggaggtgcaggacgCAGGGCTGGGTCACGGGCACGGAGGAATGGAGATGCAGGGAGACATCAACACGTGTCCTTACTACGCTGCCAAGATGG CTGCCAGCGGGAACACCAGCCCTCTCTGCCAGATGGCCATGATGCTCCTACAGCACCCAACCTGCCAAGTGGTGCTGGCCACATGGGTGGCTGCTGTGGCGGGATTGGCTGCCTGGTACCTCATGTGA